One genomic region from Clostridium saccharobutylicum DSM 13864 encodes:
- a CDS encoding ABC transporter substrate-binding protein — protein MKRKISLLLALVMSTTFTLTGCGASKDKTKANVDSDVIKIGVFQPMTGANAAGGALEAEGTKLANKIYPTVLGKKVELVFADNKSDKVEAASAAANLIEQEHVNAIIGSYGSGFSMAAGDIVQEAKIPAVGVTCTNPLVTAGNDYYFRVCFIDPFQGTVMAKYAANKLNAKKVAILQEVSSDYSVGICKFFMDEFKKLTGDNNAIVAKANYNTGDQDFTAQLTNIKSSNPDVIFAPGNFTEGAMIIKQARQLGITAPIIGADTWETPEFLDIGKQDVEGTVFSTFFASETPITEESKTFLDTYRQENNKEPAAATALGYDAYILILDAIKRADSADPVKIRDELAKTKNFPGAAGVITIDENNNAVKDAVLKVVKDGKFTYLDTIKPEEN, from the coding sequence ATGAAAAGAAAAATTTCTTTGCTTTTAGCACTGGTTATGTCAACAACTTTTACATTAACGGGTTGTGGAGCTAGTAAAGATAAAACAAAAGCAAATGTTGACAGCGATGTCATAAAAATTGGTGTATTTCAACCGATGACAGGTGCTAATGCTGCTGGTGGAGCATTAGAGGCAGAAGGTACAAAGCTTGCCAATAAAATTTATCCAACAGTTCTAGGAAAAAAAGTAGAATTGGTTTTTGCAGATAACAAGTCTGATAAAGTTGAAGCGGCTAGTGCAGCTGCAAATCTTATTGAACAAGAACATGTTAATGCAATTATAGGAAGTTATGGTAGTGGATTTTCAATGGCAGCAGGAGATATAGTACAAGAAGCTAAAATTCCAGCTGTAGGGGTTACTTGTACAAATCCTTTAGTAACTGCAGGTAATGATTATTATTTTAGAGTTTGTTTTATAGATCCTTTTCAAGGAACTGTTATGGCAAAATACGCAGCAAATAAACTGAATGCTAAAAAGGTAGCAATTCTTCAAGAAGTTTCAAGTGACTATTCAGTAGGTATTTGTAAATTCTTCATGGACGAGTTTAAAAAACTTACAGGAGATAATAATGCTATTGTAGCTAAAGCTAACTATAATACAGGAGATCAAGATTTTACAGCTCAGCTTACAAACATAAAGAGCAGCAATCCAGATGTAATATTTGCACCAGGTAATTTTACGGAAGGTGCTATGATAATAAAACAAGCAAGACAACTTGGTATTACAGCTCCAATAATTGGAGCAGATACTTGGGAAACACCAGAATTTTTAGATATAGGTAAGCAAGATGTAGAAGGAACAGTATTCTCAACATTCTTTGCAAGTGAAACTCCTATAACTGAAGAATCAAAGACTTTCCTTGATACATATAGACAAGAAAATAATAAAGAACCAGCAGCAGCTACAGCATTAGGATATGATGCATATATATTAATTTTAGATGCTATAAAGAGAGCTGATTCTGCAGATCCAGTGAAAATTAGAGATGAACTTGCAAAAACTAAGAATTTCCCTGGAGCAGCTGGAGTAATCACTATAGATGAAAACAATAATGCAGTAAAAGATGCAGTTTTAAAGGTAGTCAAAGATGGTAAATTTACTTATCTTGATACCATAAAACCTGAAGAAAATTAA